The following are encoded together in the Planococcus antarcticus DSM 14505 genome:
- a CDS encoding LacI family DNA-binding transcriptional regulator has translation MTTIKEVAKKAGVSISVVSKAFNNYADIKEETRQRIFAVANELNYSPNIVAKNLSSKKQMTFGLITSGVLNNNEKDNNAFDIFKGVYTAVSESQYELSIFLIDSQSQKQKSYVQYCRERNIGGAILQGIRTDDQYYKELINTNIPCVVLDIMTETENGLIGSVSIDNVKAGEEIAAYLLERNHRDIIVVAGTEETYVNSERLKGVHQAFEQREIKLVGDHIFYAEFSEQKAYSLAKEYLQDHRPTAFLCFSDLMAFGVIKAIQEKGLKIPEDISVTGFDDLVLSRYSQPSLTTIRQDFMEIGRLSAVLLQNLKEGKAEKQHIYMEHGLVERESVKTIFT, from the coding sequence ATGACGACAATTAAAGAAGTGGCCAAAAAAGCCGGAGTATCAATCAGTGTCGTATCGAAGGCTTTCAATAATTATGCGGATATCAAAGAAGAAACACGTCAAAGAATTTTTGCAGTGGCTAATGAGTTGAATTATTCACCGAATATCGTGGCCAAGAATTTGTCTTCAAAAAAACAAATGACTTTCGGGTTGATCACGTCAGGTGTGCTTAACAACAATGAAAAAGATAACAACGCCTTTGATATATTCAAAGGTGTTTACACAGCTGTATCTGAAAGCCAGTATGAGCTGTCTATTTTTCTGATAGACTCCCAGAGCCAAAAGCAAAAAAGCTATGTTCAATACTGTAGGGAACGGAATATAGGCGGGGCAATTTTACAAGGAATTCGTACGGATGATCAATACTATAAAGAGTTGATCAATACCAATATACCTTGTGTCGTGCTGGATATTATGACAGAGACGGAAAATGGACTGATTGGTAGTGTGTCAATTGATAATGTAAAAGCTGGTGAAGAAATTGCGGCCTACTTATTGGAGAGAAACCACCGCGACATCATCGTGGTGGCAGGAACAGAAGAAACGTATGTGAATTCAGAACGATTAAAAGGAGTCCATCAAGCTTTCGAACAACGAGAGATCAAACTCGTAGGCGATCACATTTTCTATGCGGAATTTTCCGAGCAAAAAGCGTACAGTCTGGCGAAGGAATATTTACAGGACCACCGGCCAACAGCATTTCTGTGCTTTAGTGATTTAATGGCATTCGGAGTCATCAAAGCAATACAGGAAAAAGGGTTGAAGATTCCAGAAGATATATCCGTTACTGGCTTTGATGATTTGGTATTAAGTCGGTATAGTCAGCCGTCGCTCACTACGATTCGCCAGGATTTCATGGAAATCGGAAGATTATCAGCAGTACTGCTTCAGAACTTAAAAGAAGGCAAAGCAGAAAAGCAGCATATTTACATGGAGCACGGGCTAGTAGAGCGAGAAAGCGTCAAGACGATTTTCACGTGA
- a CDS encoding YesL family protein: MREFSGFTGILYVLAEWIMRFFTVNILWFILNLPTVFLVASFFFSDPDVGIVTYLLPLVIFIPFLFVPTTIAMFATVREWILNTEQPSLTKAYLLHLKNSYKKSVGIGLALTGIWLIWLIDFQFFKSLNEMWGMVFLVFGCILFIYTVNLFSMSAHYQMKNTVLLKNAFFITVGNPVLSFFILASNLALFYVSITQLQFLLPFFTGALSTYLSFLVFYRFTLKVEEKTQATTSKEFDMK; this comes from the coding sequence ATGCGTGAATTTAGTGGGTTTACGGGAATTCTTTATGTGCTGGCCGAGTGGATCATGCGGTTCTTTACAGTTAATATCCTGTGGTTCATCCTTAACCTGCCAACGGTTTTCCTTGTTGCCAGTTTTTTCTTCAGCGATCCTGATGTAGGGATTGTGACGTATTTATTGCCGTTGGTGATATTTATTCCATTCCTATTTGTCCCCACGACGATCGCGATGTTTGCAACAGTCCGGGAATGGATTTTGAATACTGAGCAGCCGTCTCTGACAAAAGCCTATTTGTTGCACCTAAAGAACTCCTACAAAAAGAGTGTAGGAATCGGCTTAGCGTTAACAGGGATTTGGTTAATTTGGCTTATCGATTTTCAGTTTTTTAAAAGTTTAAACGAAATGTGGGGAATGGTGTTTTTAGTATTTGGCTGTATTTTGTTCATCTACACCGTCAACTTGTTTTCAATGAGTGCTCATTATCAGATGAAAAATACCGTCTTGTTGAAAAATGCTTTTTTTATAACTGTTGGAAATCCAGTTTTGAGTTTTTTCATATTAGCAAGTAATCTTGCTCTGTTTTATGTCAGCATCACTCAATTACAATTTTTACTGCCATTTTTCACAGGAGCACTGAGCACTTACTTATCTTTCCTTGTGTTTTACCGGTTTACTTTAAAAGTCGAAGAGAAAACGCAGGCAACCACTAGCAAGGAATTTGATATGAAGTAA